ACAAATTTGTTACACTGGAAAATTTTGAAGCGCTGCGCCAGCCTTTGCAGCAGTTGATGGAAGAAAAAGAAATTCGAGGCACCCTGCTGCTGGCGAAAGAAGGTATCAATGGCACGGTTGCAGCCAAGCGTGAAAATATTGATGCGCTGCTGGCCTGGTTCCGGAAAGATGAGCGTCTGGCAGATATCGTCTATAAAGAATCGTTTGATGAAAACCAGCCGTTCAACCGCTCCAAGGTGAAACTGAAAAAAGAGATCGTCACCATGGGAGTAGAAGGCATCGACCCCCGTCATGTGGTGGGCTCCTATGTGAAACCGAAGGACTGGAATGCGCTGATCTCTGATCCTGAGGTGTTCGTCGTGGATACCCGAAACGACTATGAGATTGAAGTCGGGACTTTCAAACATGCGGTCAATCCGAAAACAGAAACATTCCGTGAATTCCCGGATTACGTGAAAGAAGAAATGGATCCGGCCAAGCACAAAAAAGTTGCGATGTTCTGTACCGGTGGTATTCGTTGCGAAAAATCAACAGCTTACCTGAAAGAGCAGGGGTTTGAAGAAGTGTACCATCTGGAAGGTGGCATTCTGAAATATCTGGAAGAAGTACCGGCAGAAGACAGTCTGTGGGAAGGTGAGTGCTATGTCTTTGATGGCCGAGTCACGGTGAATCACGCGCTTGAAAAAGGTAATTACGCGCTGTGTAATGCTTGCCGCCTGCCAATTACCGAGCAAGATATGCAGAGTGAACGCTTCGAGAAAGGTGTCAGCTGTCCGAAATGTTTTGAGAAGCATACGGATGAGCAAAAAGCGCGTTTCCGTGAGCGTGAGAAGCAGGTTCAGCTTGCTGAAACCCGAGGTGAGCAGCACGTTGGTGGTGATGCAAAAACGATCATCGA
The Photobacterium sp. GJ3 DNA segment above includes these coding regions:
- a CDS encoding rhodanese-related sulfurtransferase, which gives rise to MSQYVVCALYKFVTLENFEALRQPLQQLMEEKEIRGTLLLAKEGINGTVAAKRENIDALLAWFRKDERLADIVYKESFDENQPFNRSKVKLKKEIVTMGVEGIDPRHVVGSYVKPKDWNALISDPEVFVVDTRNDYEIEVGTFKHAVNPKTETFREFPDYVKEEMDPAKHKKVAMFCTGGIRCEKSTAYLKEQGFEEVYHLEGGILKYLEEVPAEDSLWEGECYVFDGRVTVNHALEKGNYALCNACRLPITEQDMQSERFEKGVSCPKCFEKHTDEQKARFREREKQVQLAETRGEQHVGGDAKTIIEARRQEKLARKKQQREQR